One region of Citrus sinensis cultivar Valencia sweet orange chromosome 6, DVS_A1.0, whole genome shotgun sequence genomic DNA includes:
- the LOC102606660 gene encoding stress-induced protein KIN2 produces the protein MNSSENTSYQAGQAKGQAQEKGNQMMDKVSNAAQSAKDSVQEAGNQMKAKAQGAADSVKNTVGMNK, from the exons ATGAATTCATCTGAGAACACAAGCTACCAAGCTGGCCAAGCTAAGGGGCAGGCTCAG GAAAAGGGCAACCAGATGATGGACAAGGTCAGCAATGCTGCACAATCTGCAAAGGATTCAGTCCAAGAG GCTGGGAACCAAATGAAGGCCAAGGCTCAAGGAGCTGCTGATTCTGTGAAGAACACTGTTGGAATGAACAAGTGA